CTGGTATTCGGACCCACCTGAAATATGGCATTTGATAAGGAACCATTCAGAATTTTTTTGCCATTAAACTCGGTATTCTCAATAATTCGATGAATTTCATTACCAAGCTGCCTAAACTCGGTTTGTAGTTTCTCGCGATCCTCTGAACTTACAGCGCCAAAGTTTGCTGCTTGTATAGCTAAGTCCCGCATTCTTTGTAATGTTTCGGTAATGTTTCCCATCCCTGCTTCAGCAGTCTGGGCCATGGATATACCATCATTGGCATTTCTCATAGCCACTGTCATACCTCGAATTTGAGACGTCATTCGGTCGGCGATGGCTAATCCGGCCGCATCATCCTTGGCGCTATTTACACGCAACCCCGAAGAGAGTCGTTCCATGGCAGAACTAAGCGAGTCATTCGTTCTACTTAACATTCGTTGACTATTCAACGACGCAATATTGGTATTTATGACCATTGAAGATGGCATGACGGTTCTCCCGAAAAATGATAAATAAACTAGGCTTTAATTGCCGCCGCCAGTTATCAAACACTTTTCGTGCCAAATACAAAAACCAAATTAAATCAAATAATTACATAAAAATCATTCCGTTTGCCAATATTTTGACAGCTCATTCTCCTTGCAACAGCGTCGCACCGGCAGAAATTTGCCAACAATAATCCTCTTTGCGAAATAGTTGTTTCCGACCTGAAGATGCGGACTGATTCAAATTAAAGACAAGGAAAAGTTTACCGCGATCAGGGTAGCGCAAGCGCTGCAATAAGCTGATTAGCCAATGGCTGTTACACTATTACACTTTGAAAAACAATCCGCCCCTACAGGCGACAACTGGAGCGGGGCCAACCGCCCAAATTTGAACGCCGCGCCACCACTAAGTCAACACGCGACCTTTACGTTACGCAACACTAGCAAGCCCCACCTTCAGGCCTCACTACCCTCAATCCGAAACAAGCGCCAATTAAATTACTTTCCGTATCGCTCAATGCAACCCGCAATCGCTTGCAAAGGCAGTTCCTGTTGCACAGCGCCCAGTTTTACCGCTTCTTTTGGCATCCCATATACAACACAACTTTGCTCATCCTGAGCAACGGTTTGCGCGCCTGCATTGAATAACTCCTTCAACCCCCGCGCACCGTCATCCCCCATACCCGTCATGATAATACCCAAGGCGTTTTTACCCGCCCATTTAGCTACCGACCGAAACAACACATCTACTGACGGCCGATGACGATTGACCAACGGGCCGTCTTGTACATCCACAACATATTGAGCTCCGCTCCGCTTGATCGACATATGTTTACCACCTGGAGCGATTAATGCTCGCCCTGGTATGACTCGATCGCCACTGGCCGCTTCCTTGACCTCTATTTCACTGAGACTGTTCAAGCGCGAAGAAAAGGCAGCAGTAAATTTTTCCGGCATATGTTGTACGATAACGATGCCAGGGCAAATACGCGAAAGTCGAGTTAGCACCACCTCCAGGGCTTGAGTACCCCCGGTAGAAGTGCCTATGGCGACTAACCTGTCGGTGGTCGATGCCATCGCCAAACTACTACCGGGACTTTCCGTTTGAGGCCTGGGAATAGCCGACGACCTCGAATTCGCCATGGTCATGGCTTTCATACGCCGCATATCCGTCATTGCCGCCGCTTTTACCGCATGAATAATATCTCCGGAATCGTCTTCCAGAAAACTTCTCAACCCCGCTTTCGGTTTGGTCACAATACCTACCGCACCTGCGGACAGCGCTTGCAAAGTGGTTTCAGCGCCTTTTTCGGTCAATGTAGAGCATATAACGACGGGAGTGGGTCGCACCGACATCAGTTTTTTAAGAAAGGTAATGCCATCCATGCGGGGCATTTCCACGTCAAGAACCACCACATCAGGCCAATCCTGATTCATTTTGGCCATGGCAAAGATTGGATCCGATACCGCCCCAATAACTTCTATGCTATCGCTCTTCTCTAGCATTTGCGTTAGTACCTGACGAACCACAGCCGAGTCGTCAACTATTAATGTTCTAATTTTATTTGATTGCATGCCTGTTATCTCCTAATAATTGGCTACATGCTTCAACCAAACATGGCCGCTCCAGACATCAAAAATCACATTGCGATGGCCGGTGCCGCCAAGGTGCTCGGCTTTTATAATAAAGCCGTGTTGCATCAGCACAGTGCGGCCCGCGCGAATGTTATTTTCCGGTATGCTGATTGAGCTTAATCTTTCCTGATCAGGAAACTGATTCCCCCCGCCGAACAGCTTAACTTCGTAATCTCTTGGCCAAGTTTTCGAATGCTCCAGTTCATGCATAAATAACCTCATGGCGTCATGCGCGTACCGACCATCCAATTCGTTCTTATCACTTTTTGCCGACCGAGACGGCAACAGGTAGTGACACATACCACCAATCTGTAAGCGAGGATGCCAAAGCGTGATAGCGATACACGAACCCAACAATGTTCGAATACGCGTTTCTCTGTCACCAAAATAAAATTCGCCCGGCTGTAAAAAAATGTCAATGAAAAAGTCAGGTTTACGAAAATGATTATTCAGGTGGCTTGGCATTATCGTATTTGCGGTAAATCGAGGGCGCGATCATTTTTAAGTCGCATTGCATGCCGTTTAAGGATTCGGAATGGCTAACAAAAAAATAACCGCCCGGACGTAAGAAATTTTGAATTCGGCTAATAAGCTTTTGCTTGGTCGGCAGGTCAAAATAGATCATGACATTGCGCAAAAAAATCAGATCGAAACTTCCCAGATCCGGTAATTTATCAATCAAGTTAGCATGCTGGAATTTGACGTGCTTGCGTAGCGCCGCATCGATCAACAAAAAACCATCGAATTCGCCACTCCCTTTCAGGCAATATTTTTTCAGCAGCGGCAAGGGAATTTTTTCCGCCGCATTCAGCGAATACAAACCTTTACGTGCTTTTTCAAGAATACGAGTGGATATATCGGTACCGATAATTTCCCATTGGCTGTTTTTGGCGTGCTCCGCAAGTATCATGGCCAACGTATATGCTTCTTCACCGCTCGAACTCGCAGCGCTCCAAGCTCTGATGGGCCGGCCGGTATTGTGTCGAGGGAAAAACTCATTTTTCAAAAATTCGAAGTGCTTCGCCTCTCTGAAAAAATAGGTTTCATTCGTCGTCAGCAAGTCAATAGCCATTGAGGTTTCCTGTTCAAACCCCGACTTACCGAATAAACGGAAATACTCGCTATAGCTACTCAAGCCGTGATACCGCAAGCGTTTGTCCAGCCGACCGGACACCAACGCCTGCTTGCCCTCAGTCAACACGATACCGGCATGCTTATACAGATAGTCCTTTATCCAAAGAAACTCATTTTGCTGTAATGTAACAATGCCGTGGTGCGACAACATATTGTTTTGCTTAACTGTCGTCATGTTCCGAGCTATTTAGGGATATTTGGCTCAGATCAGCCATTTCCTCTACCGATAACACCCGGCTGACATTCAGCAAGATGACGAAATGACCATCCCGCTTGGCCATGCCATTAATGAAATCGGGACGTATGCCCGCGCCGAAGCTGGGTGGAGGCTCGATCTCTTGAGCGGCGATATCAACCACCTCATTGACCGCATCAACAATAATACCGATGTCCTGTTGGCTGTCTTCCTCGTTATCGGCGACAGTTTCTACAATCACGATGCCTGTGCGTTTGGCAATTTGAGTACTACCTTTTCCGAAGCGCGCCGCCAAATCCACGACCGGAACCACGCTACCCCGTAAGTTAATAACACCACGCACAAAGGAAGGCATCATCGGCACTTCCGTCAGATTACCGTAATCAATAATTTCCTTAATATTTAAAATACCCAGCGCGTATATTTCCCCTCCCAGCACAAAGGTAAGATACTGGCCGGCATCCGCCGTGTGCTGTTTCACCGGCAACTGATCGGATGTTTTTGTCATAGCATTCATGTGATGCCTCCTTAGAAGCGCTCGAATTGACTCAAATCGAACTCCGCCTCGCCATGGCTACGATTGACCTGCACCGAGGGCTTTGCCTTTTCGGACTTTTTCGGAGCTTTAGCTGCTGGGTGTCTGAAAGAGGCACCTGCGGCTTCAATTTTGAAAAAGCCCATCAAAGTTTGCAGTTGCTCGGTTTGACCGGTCATTTCCTCGGCAGTGGCGGCCAATTGTTCGCTGGCGGAAGCATTTTGCTGCGTAATTTGGTTCATCTGATTCATTGCAGTGTTAATCTGACTGACTCCAGCTGACTGTTCTTGCGAAGCAGCGGCAATTTCCTGAACCAAATCGGATGTTTTAGCAATGCTAGGCACGATTTCATCCAATAATGTACCGGCGCTTTCAGCGGTTTTAACGCTATTTTCCGCCAGTTCGCCGATTTCTTGTGCGGCGACCTGACTACGTTCCGCCAGCTTGCGTACTTCCGCCGCCACGACTGCAAAGCCTTTGCCATGATCCCCCGCCCGAGCAGCCTCAATCGCGGCGTTTAACGCCAACATATTCGTTTGATAAGCGATATCGTCGATAATGCCGATTTTTGCGGCTATGTCTTTCATCGCTTCGACGGTCTGTTTCACCGCAACACCACCCTCGGTTGCTTCCTTGGAGGCTTTTCCGGCCATACCATCCGTAATTTTGGCGTTTTCGGCATTTTGATTGATACTGGCGGCCATTTCTTCAATACTGGCGCTGGTTTCTTCCACGCTGGCTGCCTGTTCGCTGGACGCCTGCGACAAAGATTGCGAGGTTGCACTGATCTGCTCGGAAGCATTACCCAACTGATCAGCGGCGCTAACCACTTCGGAAATTGTCTGTGCCAGTTTGCTAATCGTGTTGTTCACAGTATCTTTGAAGTCGCCCAGTTGACCTTTATAGCTGCCAATCACACTACGGGTTAAATCCCCTTGCTCGACCATAGACAGTACCTCAACAGCCTCGTTGACGGGCAGAATCACGCCATCCAGGGTTTTATTGACACCGGTCACCAACTGATTCCAACCGCCGACAAACAAGGAAGCATCGGCACGAGTATCGAGCTGCCCGTCGGCGGCGGCATTGATGATAATATCGGTTTGCGCCAGCAAGTCGTTCATCATCTTCACGGCAGCGTTGAGGTTGCTTTTGATGACGTTGTATTGACCTTTGTATTCGGTCGTAATCATTGGCGGGACGATACCCTTGGCAATTTGATCGACATAGTCGGCAGTGACGTTCAACGGGTTAACAATGTTAGTGATGGTATCGTTGACACCGACCACCAGTTTATTCCAACCGCCTGCAAACAATGTGGCGTCGGCACGCTTGTCCAGATCGCCATCGGCGGCGGCCTTGATAATGATGTCGGTTTGCGCCAGCAAGTCGTTCATCATTTTTACCGCAGCGTTCAGGTTACCTTTGATGATGTTGTATTGACCTTTGTATTCGGTGGCAATCGTCGGTGGAATGATGCCTTTGGCAATTTGATCGACATAGTCGGCAGTGACGTTCAACGGGTTGACAATGTTGGTGATGGTATCGTTGACACCGACCACCAGTTTATTCCAACCGCCTGCAAACAATGAGGCATCGGCACGTTTGTCCAGCTCGCCATCGGCGGCGGCCTTGATAATGATGTCGGTTTGCGCCAGCAAGTCGTTCATCATTTTGACAACGTTGTTGAGGTTGTTTTTGATGATGTTAAAGTCACCGTTGTAGCTATCGGTAATAGTTGGCGGAATAATGCCTTTGGCAATTTGGTCGACGTAATCGGCAGTCACGTTTAACGGCCCGATTACTGCATCGAGGGTGTTGTTGACGCCTTGCACGATCTTGCGGTAATCGCCTTGGTATCGGCTGGCATCGGCACGGGTAGCCAGACGACCTTCGATGGCGGCTGTTTCAAGATTAGCCGCTTCGGTGACCATATTGCTAATAGCGTCGATACAGTTGTTCAAATTATTTTTAATGGTGTTGAAATCACCGTTGTAGCTGTCGGTGATCTTAGCCGGAATATTGCCCTTGGAAATATTATCCACATAGTCGGCCGCCACATTCAGCGGACCGATCACTGCATCCAGGGTATCGTTGACACCTTCGACCAATTTTCGGAAATCGCCTTGATGCTTGCTCGCGTCAGCGCGGGTTTCAAGACGACCTTCAACAGCGGCTTTCACCAGGTTTTCAGCATCCGCCATTACCGTTTTCAGACTGACTCGCACCTGCTCAATGATTTCATTGATAAAGGCTTTCTTACCGGGGAATTGTTCCAGCGGCGCATCGAAATTGCCTTCACCAAACTCTTTGACGCAAGCCATGGCTTTTTTCTTGACTGCGATGTGGCCGTTGACCATTTCGTTGACACCTTGTGCCATGGATTTAAAGCTGCCAACGTATTTCTCGCTATCGAGGATGACGTCAATATCGCCTTTGTCATGCTCTTGAATCATGTGCCCCATGTCCGCCAACAGGCTTGTCAACATTTTGATGACATTATTCAAATTGTTTTTTATGGCATTGAACTCGCCGTGGTATTCGTCGGTAATGCTCGGAGGAATATTACCCTTGGATATACTGTCAACATAGTCGGCCGCCACATTCAGAGGATTAACAATGGCATCTAACATTCGGTTGACGCCCAGCGACAAATGCGCCATATCTCCGCCAAAGCCATTTGTATCGATGCGTTTATTCAATTGGCCGTTGATAATATCCTGGGTAATGCTTTCAATTTCTTTAACCGCCTTCGCTTCGTCTGTTGCATCAAACCATTCCACCGCGTATCCGGTGACTTTTCCTTTGGCATCCTTCAGCGGGAAAGCCGTCAGATCAAACGCCATATCCAATACATTAATACGGTTTTTATATGGCATTCGACTGGGATCGGCAAAAATCCCCTTCTGCAAAGATGGATCTTTATGAAACTGATCGATATTTTGACCGATTAAATTTTCAGGCTCGAATTTAGGAAAAATTTTTGCCAACGCCGGCTTGTGTCGGGTCAAAAGCTCGAATACCGCCGGATTGAGAGAGGTAATGTTACGATTTTCGTCGCAAGTCATAACCGGCACGGTCATTTCCCGAACGATAGATGACGAACGAGCAGATTCCGCCTCCATTTTTTGATATTCGGTTGCCCACCAAAACTCCAGCATCGCGCCCGTAAAAACATTCGCTTTATCTTTAAATGGCGTCAGGGTGAAATGAAACTTTTCGCATCCCAGAGAGAGCATGCGCGCCCAATTTTTATTATTCCGCAGACCTTCGATTACTTGCGATGGGATCAGAGTCATACTACTTAAACGGACACCTTCGATCTTGGCAAGATTAAATTCTGGCACTGTTTCCATAAATGCCTGCCTATGCTCATTGAACAATTGCACCGCCATTTTACTGACATGGGTTGCGACCAGGTCTTTATCGAAAAAAATGACGCCATTGCTGCTGTTATCCAAAAAAGACTGAAAATTTTCCGCAGCGGCGACAAGCTCACGCTTGGCAAACAGATTTAGAACGCTCATAAGTGTCTCCGAAGACAAAAATTAAAATTATTAGGATGTATGCTGACTTAAACTCGGTGGAGCCGCGGTATTTTTGCTACTGACAAATTCCATGAGTGTCGGCACATCCAGAATCAGCGCAACTTTACCGCTACCCAAAATAGTCGAACCGGCAACGCCTTTAATATGCACAAACAGTTTGCTAAGAGGTTTTATGACTGTTTGAAATTCGCCCAACAAGCGATCGACGATGAAACCGGCTTTGTTGCCGGCATACTCGACAACGACAATATTTTCACGGCGCGGAGGTTCGCAATTGATATCAAATAGCGGACGCAAACGAATCAGTGGCAACACTTCTCCACGCAAATCGACGTATTCCCTTTCGCCGGTATCGTCCGGTAACGCTACGCATTCCAGTATTTGATCCAAAGGAATCACGAATGTAGACGTTCCTACCCCCACCATGAAGCCGTCTATGATCGCCAGTGTTAACGGCAAATGAATCCGCATGGTGGTCCCAATACCGATTTGGCTCTCCACTTCGATTCTGCCGCGTAAGGCCGTTACATTGCGTTTGACCACATCCATGCCGACGCCGCGGCCCGACAGATTGGATACTTGTTGCGCGGTTGAAAAACCCGGCTCGAAAATCAGTGCATATACGTCCTGATCGCTCAATACCGCATTCGCTTGAACCAAGCCGCGTTCGATCGCTTTTTCCAGAATTCTGTCTCTATTTAATCCACCGCCGTCGTCGCTGACTTCGATAACGATGCTGCCCGAGGCGTGGTAGGCATTCAACCGCAAACTGCCTCGCACCGGCTTGCCACGTTGGCTACGCAAGTCGGCAGCCTCAATGCCATGATCCATGGAGTTACGTACTAAATGCATCAGAGGATCGCCGATTTTTTCCACTACGGATTTGTCGACTTCGGTATCGCCGCCGCTGATAATCAATTCAATGTCTTTACCCAGCTCTTTGCTGACATCCCGCACCACTCGTTGAAACCGGCTAAAGGTAGTACCTATTGGCACCATGCGTAGCTGCAAGGCGCTATCGCGCACTTCTTCCACCAAACGCATCATTTCGCTGCTTGCTTCCTGCAAGCCGGCTTCCCGAGTTTCCAAGGCGCGTATATTGACGCCGGCACTGGAAATCACAAGTTCCCCAATCAGGTCGATGAGTATGTCCAACCGTTCCGCATCCACCCGAATGCTTTGATTTTCGCGGGCTTTGTTGTCTTTAATCTGTTTTTGCTTGTCCAGAGCGGCACTGACTATCGGTTGTTGTACAACCTGTTGTTCCACCAGAATTTCACCGATGGGCTGTTTTAACTTAGCTGAGTGATTGCCCTCTTCTGCATCGCCTTCGCCTTGCAGATTTAACGCTTCTTCCAGCTCGCGCTTGGTCAAGGCTCCACTTTTGATCAATAATTGACCAAGAAAGCTGTCGTCTTCAGGTAACTCCTTGATTAGCGATATGAATTCGTCGATTTCGCTGTCCATGGGCAGAATTCGAATAGTACTGCTTTCCCTGACAAACTCGAACACGCCTTCGATTTCTTCTTTGCTCGCGGCACTCTTAAAGTTGATTTCAAACCCCAAATAACAGGTTTCCGGATCCATTTGATCCGCGATGGGCATGCTTTCCGAGATGGTAGTCAATTGAGCAATGCTGCCCAATGTACTCAAATAACGTATGAAGGATAATGGATCCATGCCGTCGCGCAGTGAATCGGGTCCAAACCGCAGCGACAAATGCCAATTGCCGCTATCCACGGCACCGCCGCCGCTAGCTTCCAAAACATCCTGTTTTTCACTAACGGTTACGGCCTTTTCTACAACCGAAGCAGGCTGTAGAAATTGCTGTAATTCGTCGATCAGCGTTCGTCCGGCCTCCGAAATCGCCGGGTCGGCATCCAGTTGGCCATCGACCACGTTTCTAATCAAGAGCGCGATGTGATCGCAACATGGCAACAACGCCGCTACCAATTCCGGCGAAATGCCGATTTTTCCATCGCGCAAGGCATCCAGCACGCTCTCCACCACATGCGTAAAAGACACTATATGGTCTAATCCGAATAAACCGGATGACCCTTTAATTGTATGTGCTGCCCTGAAGATGGCGTTTACTCGCTCGGAGGGGTCTTCGTCATTCTCAAGTGAGAGCAAACAATCCTCCATGTCTTGTAAGAGTTCCAAACTTTCGATAATGAATGTCTGCAGCGCTTCGCGCATTTCCTCATCAAAACTCATATTGCTTACTCCTCGTTATGCGCCAATATGACCTGATCGCCAAAAGCGGTGGTCAGATTCGCCAGCTCCAGGATCTCCAATACAACTTTGCTATGCATTACAAACCTTAGCTTTTTATCGGCCTGGGCCGCTTCGCGTTTTATCAGAATTAGCAGTTGCAATCCGGCTGTATCCATTTCTTCAACTTTGGAGAGATTGATTTCCAAATCATCGGCTGAATTTAAAAAAGCAAGCAAATGCGGCTTCTGATCTGCAGCGGTAAAAATCGTCAACTCGTCTTCAATGGTTAAAGTTTGCATGGCTGACTATTCCTAATAAATAGACGTAGCGGGGGCCTCAAGGGTTTAAGGCAAAATCAACTTAGATACCGCCGCCAACATTTGCGCAGGTTGAAAGGGTTTGACAACCCAGGCTTTTGCCCCGGCGGCCTGGCCTTCCTGTTTTTTGCCTTCCTGGGATTCAGTCGTAAGCATAATCACCGGTGTGAATTTGTAGGCAGCCAACTGTTTGACTTCCTTGACAAAGGTGATCCCGTCCATATTAGGCATATTCACATCGGAAATAATCAAATGGACTTTTTGCCCCGTAAGCTTACTAAGAGCATCTTTGCCGTCGACACCTTCGATGACGTCGTAACCGGCTCCAGTCAATGCGATTTTGACAACTTGGCGAACTGAAGCTGAGTCGTCAACAATTAGAATGGTTTTTGCCATGTTTGTAGTTCCTAGAAAAAAGTAATTTCGTCTGATTGTGTAGAAGAGGGGGATTCGCCATGCGCGCGGTGTTCTGCCTCCATGGTGTAGGTACTTTTAAGCGCTTCAAGCATAGCGGCGTTATCCAAGGGCTGAAGCGACTCAACACCTGCGGCATGAATTGAACTGATATGATGAGGAAACTTCTCGATACTCTCGCTGACGTGCATCAGCACCTGACCAATTCGGTCTTGAAATTGAAAATGGACCAGTGCCTCATCAATTTGACT
This sequence is a window from Methylomonas methanica MC09. Protein-coding genes within it:
- a CDS encoding chemotaxis protein CheW; the protein is MNAMTKTSDQLPVKQHTADAGQYLTFVLGGEIYALGILNIKEIIDYGNLTEVPMMPSFVRGVINLRGSVVPVVDLAARFGKGSTQIAKRTGIVIVETVADNEEDSQQDIGIIVDAVNEVVDIAAQEIEPPPSFGAGIRPDFINGMAKRDGHFVILLNVSRVLSVEEMADLSQISLNSSEHDDS
- a CDS encoding CheR family methyltransferase — protein: MTTVKQNNMLSHHGIVTLQQNEFLWIKDYLYKHAGIVLTEGKQALVSGRLDKRLRYHGLSSYSEYFRLFGKSGFEQETSMAIDLLTTNETYFFREAKHFEFLKNEFFPRHNTGRPIRAWSAASSSGEEAYTLAMILAEHAKNSQWEIIGTDISTRILEKARKGLYSLNAAEKIPLPLLKKYCLKGSGEFDGFLLIDAALRKHVKFQHANLIDKLPDLGSFDLIFLRNVMIYFDLPTKQKLISRIQNFLRPGGYFFVSHSESLNGMQCDLKMIAPSIYRKYDNAKPPE
- a CDS encoding protein-glutamate methylesterase/protein-glutamine glutaminase; amino-acid sequence: MQSNKIRTLIVDDSAVVRQVLTQMLEKSDSIEVIGAVSDPIFAMAKMNQDWPDVVVLDVEMPRMDGITFLKKLMSVRPTPVVICSTLTEKGAETTLQALSAGAVGIVTKPKAGLRSFLEDDSGDIIHAVKAAAMTDMRRMKAMTMANSRSSAIPRPQTESPGSSLAMASTTDRLVAIGTSTGGTQALEVVLTRLSRICPGIVIVQHMPEKFTAAFSSRLNSLSEIEVKEAASGDRVIPGRALIAPGGKHMSIKRSGAQYVVDVQDGPLVNRHRPSVDVLFRSVAKWAGKNALGIIMTGMGDDGARGLKELFNAGAQTVAQDEQSCVVYGMPKEAVKLGAVQQELPLQAIAGCIERYGK
- a CDS encoding chemotaxis protein CheD, yielding MPSHLNNHFRKPDFFIDIFLQPGEFYFGDRETRIRTLLGSCIAITLWHPRLQIGGMCHYLLPSRSAKSDKNELDGRYAHDAMRLFMHELEHSKTWPRDYEVKLFGGGNQFPDQERLSSISIPENNIRAGRTVLMQHGFIIKAEHLGGTGHRNVIFDVWSGHVWLKHVANY
- a CDS encoding STAS domain-containing protein, whose protein sequence is MQTLTIEDELTIFTAADQKPHLLAFLNSADDLEINLSKVEEMDTAGLQLLILIKREAAQADKKLRFVMHSKVVLEILELANLTTAFGDQVILAHNEE
- a CDS encoding flagellin, which codes for MPSSMVINTNIASLNSQRMLSRTNDSLSSAMERLSSGLRVNSAKDDAAGLAIADRMTSQIRGMTVAMRNANDGISMAQTAEAGMGNITETLQRMRDLAIQAANFGAVSSEDREKLQTEFRQLGNEIHRIIENTEFNGKKILNGSLSNAIFQVGPNTSTNNQISITISNLELMSGVNQLFGSLASIGSNATFSNVMSAINNIDIAITKIDNFRATLGAIQNRFTTTISNLQSSIENQSAARSRIMDADFATETAALSRAQILQQAGTAMLAQANQSTQGVLRLLQ
- a CDS encoding methyl-accepting chemotaxis protein, producing MSVLNLFAKRELVAAAENFQSFLDNSSNGVIFFDKDLVATHVSKMAVQLFNEHRQAFMETVPEFNLAKIEGVRLSSMTLIPSQVIEGLRNNKNWARMLSLGCEKFHFTLTPFKDKANVFTGAMLEFWWATEYQKMEAESARSSSIVREMTVPVMTCDENRNITSLNPAVFELLTRHKPALAKIFPKFEPENLIGQNIDQFHKDPSLQKGIFADPSRMPYKNRINVLDMAFDLTAFPLKDAKGKVTGYAVEWFDATDEAKAVKEIESITQDIINGQLNKRIDTNGFGGDMAHLSLGVNRMLDAIVNPLNVAADYVDSISKGNIPPSITDEYHGEFNAIKNNLNNVIKMLTSLLADMGHMIQEHDKGDIDVILDSEKYVGSFKSMAQGVNEMVNGHIAVKKKAMACVKEFGEGNFDAPLEQFPGKKAFINEIIEQVRVSLKTVMADAENLVKAAVEGRLETRADASKHQGDFRKLVEGVNDTLDAVIGPLNVAADYVDNISKGNIPAKITDSYNGDFNTIKNNLNNCIDAISNMVTEAANLETAAIEGRLATRADASRYQGDYRKIVQGVNNTLDAVIGPLNVTADYVDQIAKGIIPPTITDSYNGDFNIIKNNLNNVVKMMNDLLAQTDIIIKAAADGELDKRADASLFAGGWNKLVVGVNDTITNIVNPLNVTADYVDQIAKGIIPPTIATEYKGQYNIIKGNLNAAVKMMNDLLAQTDIIIKAAADGDLDKRADATLFAGGWNKLVVGVNDTITNIVNPLNVTADYVDQIAKGIVPPMITTEYKGQYNVIKSNLNAAVKMMNDLLAQTDIIINAAADGQLDTRADASLFVGGWNQLVTGVNKTLDGVILPVNEAVEVLSMVEQGDLTRSVIGSYKGQLGDFKDTVNNTISKLAQTISEVVSAADQLGNASEQISATSQSLSQASSEQAASVEETSASIEEMAASINQNAENAKITDGMAGKASKEATEGGVAVKQTVEAMKDIAAKIGIIDDIAYQTNMLALNAAIEAARAGDHGKGFAVVAAEVRKLAERSQVAAQEIGELAENSVKTAESAGTLLDEIVPSIAKTSDLVQEIAAASQEQSAGVSQINTAMNQMNQITQQNASASEQLAATAEEMTGQTEQLQTLMGFFKIEAAGASFRHPAAKAPKKSEKAKPSVQVNRSHGEAEFDLSQFERF
- a CDS encoding response regulator produces the protein MAKTILIVDDSASVRQVVKIALTGAGYDVIEGVDGKDALSKLTGQKVHLIISDVNMPNMDGITFVKEVKQLAAYKFTPVIMLTTESQEGKKQEGQAAGAKAWVVKPFQPAQMLAAVSKLILP
- a CDS encoding chemotaxis protein CheA, whose amino-acid sequence is MSFDEEMREALQTFIIESLELLQDMEDCLLSLENDEDPSERVNAIFRAAHTIKGSSGLFGLDHIVSFTHVVESVLDALRDGKIGISPELVAALLPCCDHIALLIRNVVDGQLDADPAISEAGRTLIDELQQFLQPASVVEKAVTVSEKQDVLEASGGGAVDSGNWHLSLRFGPDSLRDGMDPLSFIRYLSTLGSIAQLTTISESMPIADQMDPETCYLGFEINFKSAASKEEIEGVFEFVRESSTIRILPMDSEIDEFISLIKELPEDDSFLGQLLIKSGALTKRELEEALNLQGEGDAEEGNHSAKLKQPIGEILVEQQVVQQPIVSAALDKQKQIKDNKARENQSIRVDAERLDILIDLIGELVISSAGVNIRALETREAGLQEASSEMMRLVEEVRDSALQLRMVPIGTTFSRFQRVVRDVSKELGKDIELIISGGDTEVDKSVVEKIGDPLMHLVRNSMDHGIEAADLRSQRGKPVRGSLRLNAYHASGSIVIEVSDDGGGLNRDRILEKAIERGLVQANAVLSDQDVYALIFEPGFSTAQQVSNLSGRGVGMDVVKRNVTALRGRIEVESQIGIGTTMRIHLPLTLAIIDGFMVGVGTSTFVIPLDQILECVALPDDTGEREYVDLRGEVLPLIRLRPLFDINCEPPRRENIVVVEYAGNKAGFIVDRLLGEFQTVIKPLSKLFVHIKGVAGSTILGSGKVALILDVPTLMEFVSSKNTAAPPSLSQHTS